A genomic region of Arachis hypogaea cultivar Tifrunner chromosome 5, arahy.Tifrunner.gnm2.J5K5, whole genome shotgun sequence contains the following coding sequences:
- the LOC112799921 gene encoding uncharacterized mitochondrial protein AtMg00810-like, with translation MGPLHYFLEIQVTKTSDEGLLMTQSKYVQDLLLKAGMSGCKPCHTPLPSTLKIQATRGAQFANPHMYRSVMGSLQYLTITRLELAYSVNKVAQFMPHPLEAH, from the coding sequence ATGGGTCCTTTACATTATTTTCTGGAAATTCAGGTCACTAAAACCAGTGATGAAGGACTGCTCATGACACAGAGCAAATATGTCCAAGACCTGCTGCTCAAAGCAGGGATGTCAGGGTGCAAACCATGCCATACACCCTTGCCTTCCACCTTGAAGATTCAGGCCACAAGGGGAGCTCAGTTTGCAAACCCTCATATGTATCGCTCAGTGATGGGGAGTCTGCAATACCTCACCATTACCAGACTTGAACTAGCATACAGTGTGAACAAAGTAGCACAATTTATGCCACATCCACTAGAGGCACATTGA